A window from Halomicrobium urmianum encodes these proteins:
- the dpsA gene encoding DNA starvation/stationary phase protection protein DpsA: MSSEQITRRTPGDVEENPVRLDVDKAEQIVDALNTDLADAYVLYHQLHKHHWNVEGAEHLDVHVFLQEAYEDVEEAADEVAERIQALGGVPHASMPALSDAATVEPEDEDVYDIRTSFENDLEIYGDVIESYRDHIELTENLGDHATAEMLREQLVDLEEHAHVIDHYLEDDTLVLESALR; this comes from the coding sequence ATGAGCTCCGAACAGATTACCCGGCGGACTCCCGGCGACGTCGAGGAGAACCCCGTTCGGCTCGACGTCGACAAGGCCGAGCAGATCGTCGACGCCCTGAACACCGACCTGGCCGACGCGTACGTCCTCTACCACCAGCTCCACAAGCACCACTGGAACGTCGAGGGCGCCGAGCACCTCGACGTCCACGTCTTCCTGCAGGAGGCCTACGAGGACGTCGAGGAGGCCGCCGACGAGGTCGCCGAGCGCATCCAGGCCCTGGGCGGCGTCCCGCACGCCAGCATGCCGGCGCTGTCAGACGCTGCGACCGTCGAGCCCGAGGACGAGGACGTCTACGACATCCGGACGTCCTTCGAGAACGACCTGGAAATCTACGGCGACGTCATCGAGAGCTACCGCGACCACATCGAGCTCACCGAGAACCTCGGCGACCACGCCACCGCCGAGATGCTCCGGGAGCAACTGGTCGACCTCGAGGAGCACGCCCACGTCATCGACCACTACCTCGAGGACGACACCCTCGTCCTCGAGTCGGCGCTGCGGTGA
- a CDS encoding NADPH-dependent FMN reductase → MTAAPTVVAISGSLRDESTTQVALDHALDAAEDAGAETELIDLREWDLPLFDPDDRDRGEADELRRVVGAADAVLLGTPVYHGMVSSALKSAFDYLGRDEFEDTTVGLLATAGGGSYAPTLEHLRTGVRTVHGWTLPHEVGIRGASSAFDDAGAFVDPDLEARVRKLGQMATEYAVVDPRTG, encoded by the coding sequence ATGACAGCGGCTCCGACGGTCGTCGCCATCAGCGGGAGCCTGCGCGACGAGAGCACGACGCAGGTTGCCCTCGATCACGCGCTGGACGCCGCCGAGGACGCGGGCGCGGAGACGGAACTGATCGACCTCCGCGAGTGGGACCTGCCGCTGTTCGACCCGGACGACAGGGACCGCGGCGAGGCCGACGAACTGCGACGGGTGGTGGGCGCCGCCGACGCGGTGCTGCTGGGCACGCCCGTCTACCATGGGATGGTGTCGTCGGCGCTGAAGAGCGCGTTCGACTACCTCGGCAGGGACGAGTTCGAGGACACGACGGTGGGGCTGCTGGCGACCGCCGGCGGGGGCTCGTACGCGCCGACGCTGGAGCACCTGCGCACGGGCGTCCGGACGGTCCACGGCTGGACGCTCCCCCACGAGGTCGGCATCCGCGGCGCGTCGAGCGCGTTCGACGACGCCGGGGCGTTCGTCGACCCCGACCTCGAAGCGCGCGTCCGGAAGCTCGGGCAGATGGCGACCGAGTACGCGGTCGTCGACCCGCGGACGGGCTGA
- a CDS encoding DUF5783 family protein, which produces MTEFDPEKFEEKYVHYMDELQTAYQNAYQHFHGQYDSTLLRSIDRKVLSESEPFYEGDGEFRVELPENPRERAGDVPVDDETFDAVLREFADRIERELRRVFEFETE; this is translated from the coding sequence ATGACCGAGTTCGACCCCGAGAAGTTCGAGGAGAAGTACGTCCACTACATGGACGAACTGCAGACCGCGTATCAGAACGCGTACCAGCACTTCCACGGCCAGTACGACTCGACGCTGCTGCGCTCGATCGACCGCAAGGTGCTCAGCGAGAGCGAACCCTTCTACGAGGGCGACGGCGAGTTTCGGGTCGAACTCCCGGAGAACCCGCGTGAACGCGCGGGCGACGTCCCCGTCGACGACGAGACGTTCGACGCCGTCCTCCGGGAGTTCGCCGACCGGATCGAACGCGAGTTGCGGCGCGTCTTCGAGTTCGAGACTGAATGA
- a CDS encoding universal stress protein, which yields MTDRPSVLVPIRVLEGESIPEGVPELLATAHVVLLGYHVVPDQTATGQAQMQFEDRATDRLDEYETIFEDAGATVEHRLVFTHDGQKTIDRTITEHDCLAVLVPNATGPVDDVLVAVRGAVGIDRLARVVAGVFGGTGASVTLYHVAEADESDEDVGMVLDGLADRLADLGVDASTVETRVERDRDPLDAIADAADAFDAVVMGETDPSLATFVFGMPADQVADRFLGPVLVVQREPARDAAE from the coding sequence ATGACGGACCGACCATCGGTACTCGTCCCGATTCGCGTACTCGAAGGCGAATCGATCCCCGAGGGCGTTCCCGAACTCCTCGCGACCGCCCACGTCGTACTGCTCGGGTACCACGTCGTCCCGGACCAGACCGCGACGGGACAGGCGCAGATGCAGTTCGAGGACCGGGCCACGGACCGGCTCGACGAGTACGAGACGATATTCGAGGACGCGGGGGCGACCGTCGAGCACCGACTCGTGTTCACCCACGACGGCCAGAAGACGATCGACCGGACGATCACCGAACACGACTGTCTGGCAGTGCTCGTCCCGAACGCCACCGGGCCGGTCGACGACGTGCTCGTCGCCGTTCGCGGCGCCGTCGGGATCGACCGCCTCGCCCGCGTCGTCGCCGGCGTGTTCGGGGGAACGGGCGCTTCGGTGACGCTGTACCACGTCGCCGAAGCGGACGAGTCGGACGAAGACGTCGGTATGGTCCTCGACGGACTGGCGGATCGACTGGCGGACCTGGGTGTGGACGCCTCGACCGTCGAGACGCGCGTCGAGCGCGACCGAGACCCACTCGATGCCATCGCCGACGCGGCCGACGCGTTCGACGCCGTCGTCATGGGCGAGACCGACCCCTCCCTGGCGACGTTCGTGTTCGGGATGCCGGCCGATCAGGTCGCCGACCGGTTTCTCGGTCCCGTCCTCGTGGTGCAGCGCGAACCCGCACGAGACGCGGCGGAGTGA
- a CDS encoding APC family permease: MAEQPVDVEPRGQNAAGEVPVAEPESVTEDATVHDDEVELERTIGLVGGLAIGIGTMIGAGIFVFPGLAASNAGLAATLSFAIGGLIALLVALPASELATAMPRSGGGYYFVSRGMGTAYGAIVGLGLWLGLMFASAFYLVGLGHYASAVFAELGVGLPFSPVVGIGLLFGVALTALSIAGTENTARIQNAVVAVLLLVLTGFLSYGVLDAVGVFGRGSVPEQFFSRGYFPVLTTAALVFTSYLGFAQVATVAGEIKRPGRNLPLAMVGSVLVVTVFYVVTIFVATSAFGADRLGQFGETAMVEVARDFLGVPGAVAILGAGLLATFSSANASILSASRTVYALSRDALLPRRASEINLRYGTPHVALLAAGGPILVLVATGQVELLAEVASFLHLVMYGLLCVVLIVLRRRNPEWYSPSYRVPGYPVVPAVGALASFGLIAFMQPGSIAIGVVVMIASYVWYRYYAGDVTLMGDV; this comes from the coding sequence ATGGCCGAACAGCCCGTCGACGTCGAGCCGAGGGGCCAGAACGCGGCCGGCGAGGTGCCCGTAGCGGAACCGGAGTCCGTCACCGAGGACGCGACGGTCCACGACGACGAGGTGGAACTCGAGCGGACGATCGGGCTGGTCGGCGGCCTGGCGATCGGGATCGGGACCATGATCGGCGCCGGAATCTTTGTCTTCCCGGGGTTGGCTGCCTCGAACGCCGGCCTCGCCGCGACGCTCTCGTTCGCGATCGGCGGCCTGATCGCGTTGCTCGTGGCGCTGCCGGCCTCGGAACTCGCCACGGCGATGCCGCGAAGCGGCGGCGGGTACTACTTCGTATCGCGGGGGATGGGGACGGCCTACGGTGCGATCGTCGGTCTGGGCCTGTGGCTGGGCCTGATGTTCGCCTCCGCGTTCTACCTGGTCGGGCTGGGCCACTACGCGAGCGCCGTGTTCGCCGAACTCGGCGTCGGCCTGCCGTTCAGCCCCGTCGTCGGCATCGGACTGCTGTTCGGGGTGGCGCTGACGGCGCTGAGCATCGCCGGCACGGAGAACACGGCCAGGATCCAGAACGCGGTCGTGGCGGTCCTCCTGCTGGTGCTCACCGGCTTTCTCTCGTACGGCGTCCTCGACGCCGTGGGCGTCTTCGGTCGCGGCAGCGTCCCGGAGCAGTTCTTCTCGAGGGGGTACTTTCCAGTGTTGACGACCGCCGCGCTCGTGTTCACCTCGTACCTCGGATTCGCCCAGGTCGCGACCGTCGCGGGCGAGATCAAACGGCCGGGACGGAACCTCCCGCTGGCGATGGTCGGATCTGTCCTCGTCGTCACGGTGTTCTACGTCGTGACGATTTTCGTCGCGACCAGCGCGTTCGGCGCGGATCGACTGGGACAGTTCGGGGAGACGGCGATGGTCGAAGTCGCTCGCGACTTCCTCGGGGTACCCGGCGCCGTCGCGATCCTCGGTGCCGGACTGCTGGCGACGTTCTCGAGCGCGAACGCCTCGATCCTCAGCGCCTCGCGGACGGTGTACGCGCTGAGCCGCGACGCCTTGCTCCCTCGCAGAGCGAGCGAGATCAACCTCCGGTACGGCACGCCGCACGTCGCGTTGCTCGCCGCCGGCGGTCCGATCCTCGTCCTCGTCGCGACCGGGCAGGTCGAACTGCTCGCGGAGGTCGCCTCCTTTCTCCACCTCGTCATGTACGGGCTGCTGTGCGTCGTCCTGATCGTGTTACGACGACGGAATCCCGAGTGGTACTCCCCGAGTTACCGCGTCCCGGGCTATCCAGTGGTCCCGGCCGTGGGTGCGCTCGCTAGCTTCGGACTGATCGCCTTCATGCAACCCGGATCGATCGCGATCGGCGTCGTGGTCATGATCGCGTCATACGTCTGGTATCGGTACTACGCCGGGGACGTCACGCTCATGGGGGACGTCTGA
- a CDS encoding inorganic phosphate transporter, giving the protein MPGVVFWALVTLATLTSLATAWTLGANSNSPPFAPAIGANAISTMRAAFLIGILAALGALTQGGAISETVGAGLIDGVQITSLAATAGLLTATGFMAFGIYSGYPVPAAFATTGAMVGVGLSLGGDPAVDTYRRIAVFWALVPPVSGGLAYVTATILRRDDIPETVGVPLLAAVVGGIVANVRLGVIPSPPDAAQSSIAGFVARRVGTPTVAGVDPAAVLVTLAAAAVSFQFIRRRTQESVDRGVRTFLVILGSVVAFSSGGSQVGLATGPLENLYGTELGLPGLVLLALGATGILGGAWMGAPRLLQATSREYAQLGIRRSIAALVPGFVIAQAAIALGIPISFNNIIISGVIGGGLAGGSAGVSRRKIGVTLAFWIVTLVTSIAVGFGLYRVFEAVLG; this is encoded by the coding sequence GTGCCGGGGGTCGTCTTCTGGGCCCTCGTCACGCTGGCGACGCTCACCAGCCTCGCCACGGCGTGGACGCTCGGCGCCAACAGCAACTCGCCGCCCTTCGCCCCGGCGATCGGCGCCAACGCCATCTCGACGATGCGGGCGGCCTTCCTCATCGGCATCCTCGCCGCGCTCGGCGCGCTGACCCAGGGCGGCGCGATCTCCGAGACGGTCGGCGCCGGCCTCATCGACGGCGTCCAGATCACGTCGCTCGCGGCGACGGCCGGCCTGCTGACGGCCACTGGGTTCATGGCCTTCGGCATCTACTCCGGCTACCCCGTCCCCGCGGCGTTCGCGACGACCGGCGCGATGGTCGGCGTTGGCCTCTCGCTGGGCGGCGACCCCGCCGTCGACACCTACCGCCGGATCGCCGTCTTCTGGGCGCTCGTCCCGCCGGTCTCGGGCGGCCTCGCGTACGTCACCGCGACGATCCTCCGGCGCGACGACATCCCCGAGACCGTCGGCGTCCCGCTCCTGGCGGCCGTCGTCGGCGGGATCGTCGCCAACGTCCGGCTGGGAGTCATTCCGTCGCCGCCAGACGCCGCACAGAGCTCTATCGCGGGGTTCGTCGCACGGCGCGTCGGGACGCCGACCGTCGCCGGCGTCGACCCCGCGGCGGTCCTGGTGACGCTGGCCGCCGCCGCGGTGAGTTTCCAGTTCATTCGCCGCCGGACCCAGGAGTCCGTCGACAGGGGCGTCCGGACGTTCCTGGTGATTCTCGGAAGCGTCGTCGCCTTCTCCAGCGGCGGCAGTCAGGTCGGGCTGGCGACCGGCCCGCTCGAGAACCTCTACGGGACCGAACTCGGCCTGCCGGGACTCGTCCTGCTGGCGCTGGGCGCGACCGGCATCCTCGGCGGCGCGTGGATGGGCGCGCCCAGGCTCCTCCAGGCGACCTCCCGCGAGTACGCGCAGCTGGGTATCAGGCGCTCCATCGCCGCGCTCGTTCCCGGGTTCGTCATCGCCCAGGCGGCCATCGCGCTCGGCATTCCCATCTCGTTCAACAACATCATCATCTCCGGGGTCATCGGCGGTGGCCTCGCCGGCGGCTCGGCGGGCGTCTCCCGCCGCAAGATCGGCGTGACGCTCGCGTTCTGGATCGTCACGCTCGTCACCTCCATCGCGGTCGGCTTCGGGCTCTACCGGGTCTTCGAAGCGGTGCTCGGTTGA
- a CDS encoding universal stress protein, with amino-acid sequence MAPSHVLVPLDGSPLADEAFEQALELFDCRVTVLNVVTPVDAAMSEGGILEPGEDRRESARDRADRVVERATERAVEVDRTVETAVETGDPAAVILAYVDAHDVDHVVMGGHGGERSDVARRLLGTVATRVVGEAPVTVTVVR; translated from the coding sequence ATGGCGCCATCGCACGTCCTCGTCCCGCTCGACGGGTCGCCGCTGGCAGACGAGGCGTTCGAGCAGGCGCTCGAGCTCTTCGATTGCCGGGTGACTGTCCTGAACGTGGTGACACCGGTCGACGCGGCGATGAGCGAAGGGGGAATACTCGAGCCGGGCGAGGACCGCCGCGAGAGCGCCCGCGACCGGGCCGACCGCGTCGTCGAACGGGCGACGGAACGGGCCGTCGAGGTCGACCGGACGGTCGAGACGGCGGTCGAGACCGGGGACCCGGCGGCGGTCATCCTCGCGTACGTCGACGCACACGACGTCGATCACGTCGTGATGGGCGGTCACGGGGGCGAGCGGAGTGACGTCGCCCGCCGACTGCTCGGGACCGTGGCGACGCGCGTCGTCGGTGAGGCGCCCGTGACCGTGACCGTCGTCCGCTGA
- a CDS encoding PAS domain-containing sensor histidine kinase, with protein MTDDTNERGGNDESTAGNGGGTATAVGDALRPDGGQDPAFVRDLVAGAGAGVAAYDEDGRFAYVNDAYAALLGHDPADLIGAPLTEVEPDVEDDFADHWEAIAAGDERRRETTYRRADGSEVPVEAVTSAVETGGDLYAVTTVVDVAERVERRERLERQNERMETFTSVVSHDLRNPLNVAVGRTELTRSDGVEHLDAVDRSLRKMEALIDGVVTLVRQGEAVTDPESLALSVAVESAWTNVVGEGADLTTDDDLGVVRAESERLTTLFEYLFENAIVHAGPDVAVRVGRLDDGFYVADDGPGVPEDDREDVFEYGYTTDTDATGFGLAIVEEVATAHSWTVDLTEGSDGGARVEVHGVEFE; from the coding sequence ATGACAGACGACACGAACGAACGCGGTGGGAACGACGAGTCGACGGCGGGGAACGGCGGCGGAACTGCGACCGCGGTGGGTGACGCCCTTCGGCCGGACGGGGGACAGGACCCGGCGTTCGTCCGGGACCTGGTGGCGGGCGCCGGTGCCGGCGTGGCGGCCTACGACGAGGACGGCAGGTTCGCCTACGTCAACGACGCCTACGCGGCCCTCCTGGGGCACGACCCCGCCGACCTCATCGGCGCGCCGCTGACCGAGGTCGAACCCGACGTCGAGGACGACTTCGCCGACCACTGGGAGGCGATCGCAGCGGGGGACGAACGCCGGCGGGAGACGACCTACCGCCGCGCCGACGGCAGCGAGGTCCCGGTGGAGGCGGTCACGAGCGCCGTCGAGACCGGCGGCGACCTGTACGCCGTCACCACGGTGGTCGACGTCGCGGAGCGGGTCGAGCGCCGGGAGCGCCTGGAGCGCCAGAACGAGCGCATGGAGACGTTCACCTCCGTCGTGAGCCACGACCTCCGCAACCCCCTGAACGTGGCCGTCGGCCGGACCGAGCTCACGCGGTCGGACGGCGTCGAACACCTCGACGCCGTCGACCGCTCGCTGCGCAAGATGGAGGCCCTCATCGACGGCGTCGTGACGCTCGTCCGTCAGGGCGAGGCCGTGACCGACCCCGAGTCGCTCGCCCTGTCCGTCGCCGTCGAGTCCGCCTGGACCAACGTCGTCGGCGAGGGAGCCGACCTGACGACCGACGACGACCTCGGGGTCGTCCGGGCCGAGTCCGAGCGCCTGACGACCCTGTTCGAGTACCTCTTCGAGAACGCCATCGTGCATGCCGGCCCCGACGTCGCCGTCCGCGTCGGCCGCCTGGACGACGGGTTCTACGTCGCCGACGACGGCCCCGGCGTCCCCGAGGACGACCGAGAGGACGTCTTCGAGTACGGCTACACGACGGACACCGACGCCACCGGATTCGGCCTCGCCATCGTCGAGGAGGTCGCCACAGCCCACAGCTGGACCGTCGACCTCACCGAAGGATCGGACGGCGGCGCCCGGGTCGAGGTGCACGGCGTCGAATTCGAGTGA
- a CDS encoding 3-hydroxyacyl-CoA dehydrogenase/enoyl-CoA hydratase family protein, with product MELEDIETVAVLGAGTMGHGIAEVAALAGYEVRMRDIDEELVQDGYEEIEWSVNKLAEKEIIDEETAEGTLDRIEALVDVEAAVGEADVVIEAVPEKMEIKRDVYGEVEEYATDEAIFCTNTSSLSITELSEVTDRPERFCGMHFFNPPVRMDLVEVITGAHTSDETLDVIEDLAEDFGKTPVRVRKDSPGFVVNRILLPLINEACWLVHGDEATIEEVDSTAKYGVGLPMGAFELSDQIGNDVGLHVLEYLTETLGDAYEPCPLLEEKVENERLGKKTGAGFYDYEDGGAEIPADAGREAVERRLLALMANEVGKLVGNDVAPVGDVDTAVKLGGGFPEGPARLADDAGLDELVETLEAAGEETGAARYEVSDGLREAAEAGGFYGGGASYDVVEVDRPSDGVARVTLDRPHQMNTVTLGMLDELADAVDRLSEDDDVRALVVTGAGDRAFSAGADVQALVLDATPLEAIEHSRKGQEAFGKLESCPMPVVAAVDGFALGGGMELVTCADLRVASEGSEFGQPEHDLGLMPGWGGTQRLKEIVGEGRAKEIIFTAERYDAAEMADYGFVNDVVPGDELEERALDLAADLARGPPVAQELTKKAMLAGRDDTEAGLEVEAQSFGHLIGTGDVTEGVTAFMDDEEPEFQGQ from the coding sequence ATGGAACTCGAGGACATCGAGACCGTCGCGGTGCTGGGCGCCGGCACGATGGGCCACGGCATCGCGGAGGTCGCCGCCCTGGCCGGCTACGAGGTCCGGATGCGCGACATCGACGAGGAGCTCGTGCAGGACGGCTACGAGGAGATCGAGTGGTCGGTGAACAAGCTCGCCGAGAAGGAGATCATCGACGAGGAGACGGCCGAGGGGACCCTCGACCGGATCGAGGCGCTGGTCGACGTCGAGGCGGCCGTCGGCGAGGCCGACGTCGTGATCGAGGCCGTCCCCGAGAAGATGGAGATCAAGCGGGACGTCTACGGCGAGGTCGAGGAGTACGCAACCGACGAGGCGATCTTCTGTACGAACACCTCCAGCCTCTCGATCACGGAGCTGTCGGAGGTCACCGACCGGCCCGAGCGGTTCTGCGGGATGCACTTCTTCAACCCGCCCGTGCGGATGGACCTCGTCGAGGTCATTACGGGCGCACACACCAGCGACGAGACGCTCGACGTGATCGAGGACCTCGCGGAGGACTTCGGCAAGACGCCCGTTCGCGTGCGTAAGGACTCGCCCGGGTTCGTCGTCAACCGGATCCTCCTGCCGCTGATCAACGAGGCCTGCTGGCTGGTCCACGGCGACGAGGCCACGATCGAGGAGGTCGACTCGACGGCGAAGTACGGCGTCGGCCTCCCGATGGGCGCGTTCGAGCTCTCCGATCAGATCGGCAACGACGTCGGCCTCCACGTCCTCGAGTACCTGACGGAGACGCTGGGCGACGCCTACGAGCCCTGCCCGCTCCTCGAAGAGAAAGTCGAGAACGAGCGGCTCGGCAAGAAGACCGGCGCGGGCTTCTACGACTACGAGGACGGCGGTGCCGAGATTCCCGCCGACGCCGGCCGCGAGGCCGTCGAGCGGCGCTTGCTCGCTCTGATGGCCAACGAGGTCGGCAAGCTCGTTGGCAACGACGTCGCGCCGGTCGGCGACGTCGACACGGCCGTGAAGCTCGGCGGCGGGTTCCCCGAGGGGCCGGCGAGGCTGGCCGACGACGCCGGGCTCGACGAACTGGTCGAGACCCTCGAAGCCGCCGGCGAGGAGACCGGCGCGGCCCGCTACGAGGTCAGCGACGGGCTCCGTGAGGCCGCCGAAGCGGGCGGCTTCTACGGCGGGGGAGCCAGCTACGACGTCGTCGAGGTCGACCGCCCGAGCGACGGCGTCGCCCGCGTCACGCTCGACCGTCCCCATCAGATGAACACGGTCACCCTGGGGATGCTGGACGAACTGGCCGACGCCGTCGACCGCCTCTCCGAGGACGACGACGTGCGCGCGCTCGTGGTGACGGGCGCTGGCGACCGGGCGTTCTCAGCCGGCGCGGACGTCCAGGCGCTGGTGCTGGACGCCACGCCGCTGGAGGCCATCGAGCACTCCCGGAAGGGCCAGGAGGCCTTCGGAAAGCTCGAGTCCTGCCCGATGCCGGTCGTCGCCGCCGTCGACGGGTTCGCGCTCGGCGGCGGGATGGAGCTGGTCACCTGCGCCGACCTGCGGGTCGCCAGCGAGGGCTCGGAGTTCGGTCAGCCCGAACACGACCTCGGACTGATGCCCGGCTGGGGCGGCACCCAGCGCCTGAAGGAGATCGTCGGCGAGGGCCGCGCCAAGGAGATCATCTTCACCGCGGAGCGCTACGACGCCGCGGAGATGGCCGACTACGGCTTCGTCAACGACGTGGTCCCCGGCGACGAACTCGAGGAGCGCGCCCTCGACCTGGCGGCGGACCTGGCCCGCGGCCCGCCCGTGGCCCAGGAACTGACCAAGAAGGCGATGCTGGCCGGCCGCGACGACACCGAGGCCGGACTGGAGGTCGAGGCCCAGAGCTTCGGCCACCTCATCGGCACCGGGGACGTCACCGAGGGCGTCACCGCCTTCATGGACGACGAGGAACCGGAGTTCCAGGGGCAATAG
- a CDS encoding DNA-3-methyladenine glycosylase family protein, with translation MTEAHDRLREDDHLRPLVEEHGELTLEPAEDFYQRFVTSILRQQVSMASAAATRERLFEAVEVTPEGILEADVDVLRDAGLSQAKARYVENVAEAFVERGYSSESFADMSDDAVIDELTTVTGVGEWTAHMQLMFSLGREDVFPVGDLGIRKGIRNVVDPDLTRAEMVDYSERWSPYRSYASLYLWRAQDDVPEDVPGAEQA, from the coding sequence GTGACCGAGGCACACGACCGACTCCGCGAGGACGACCACCTCCGCCCGCTGGTCGAGGAGCACGGCGAACTGACTCTCGAACCCGCCGAGGACTTCTACCAGCGGTTCGTCACCTCCATCCTGCGCCAGCAGGTGTCGATGGCCTCGGCGGCGGCGACCAGGGAACGCCTGTTCGAGGCCGTCGAGGTGACGCCCGAGGGGATCCTCGAGGCGGACGTCGACGTCCTCCGGGACGCCGGCCTCTCGCAGGCGAAGGCCCGCTACGTCGAGAACGTCGCCGAGGCCTTCGTGGAGCGGGGCTACTCGTCGGAGTCCTTCGCGGACATGAGCGACGACGCGGTGATCGACGAACTGACGACCGTCACCGGCGTCGGCGAGTGGACGGCGCACATGCAACTGATGTTCTCGCTGGGCCGCGAGGACGTCTTCCCCGTCGGCGACCTGGGCATCCGGAAGGGGATTCGCAACGTCGTCGATCCGGACCTCACGCGCGCGGAGATGGTCGACTACAGCGAGCGCTGGTCGCCCTACCGGAGCTACGCCAGCCTCTACCTCTGGCGGGCGCAGGACGACGTGCCCGAGGACGTGCCGGGCGCCGAGCAGGCCTGA
- the cysE gene encoding serine O-acetyltransferase: MLDRITEDVRTAIENDPAADSALTVALTYPGLHAVWGYRIAARLYDAGLALPAHLVAYAVRSITGVEIHPGADVGDRLFVDHGMGTVVGETAIIGDDVQLFHGVTLGGKTSKPVKRHPTVEDDVTIGANATLLGDITIGEGATVGAGAVVVDDVAPGTTVAGVPAEPLDEDEAAAADGDPEEFRRVSC; this comes from the coding sequence ATGCTCGACAGAATCACCGAGGACGTCCGTACCGCCATCGAGAACGATCCCGCGGCCGACAGCGCGCTGACCGTCGCGCTGACCTACCCTGGCCTCCACGCCGTCTGGGGCTACCGGATCGCCGCCCGGCTCTACGACGCCGGCCTCGCGCTGCCGGCTCACCTCGTCGCCTACGCCGTGCGCTCGATCACGGGCGTCGAGATCCACCCCGGCGCAGACGTGGGCGACCGCCTGTTCGTCGATCACGGCATGGGCACCGTCGTCGGCGAGACAGCGATCATCGGCGACGACGTCCAGCTGTTCCACGGCGTCACGCTGGGCGGGAAGACGTCGAAGCCGGTCAAGCGCCACCCGACGGTCGAGGACGACGTGACCATCGGGGCCAACGCAACGCTGCTCGGCGACATCACCATCGGCGAGGGCGCGACGGTCGGTGCCGGTGCGGTCGTCGTCGACGACGTCGCGCCCGGTACGACCGTGGCCGGCGTCCCCGCCGAGCCGCTCGACGAGGACGAGGCCGCCGCCGCGGACGGCGATCCCGAGGAGTTCCGGCGCGTGAGCTGCTGA